One genomic region from Rhodococcus sp. SBT000017 encodes:
- a CDS encoding TetR family transcriptional regulator, with translation MSSVHTARPDGGYRTAASTLLRATALDALSALLLRQSWKSVTMSEVAKEAGLSRQTIYNEFGSRRGVAESYAIRLTDQLVSVVDDGLYTCVGDIRLALGRGLAAFFAVSERDPLVRSLREEDASADLLRLITVHSTQLVERAADHLSATFQRCWVQAPKRQADILSTSIVQMALAYVSRPPTDAAQTATDIADLLAPYIEGFQDFQANPELSKTTRFGRP, from the coding sequence ATGAGTTCCGTCCACACTGCGCGCCCTGATGGTGGCTACCGGACAGCGGCAAGCACTCTCCTTCGTGCGACCGCGTTAGACGCATTGAGCGCTCTCCTGCTGCGGCAGAGCTGGAAGTCCGTGACCATGTCCGAGGTCGCGAAGGAAGCCGGTTTGTCTCGACAGACCATCTATAACGAGTTCGGGTCCCGGCGCGGTGTGGCGGAGAGCTACGCGATACGACTGACCGATCAGCTGGTCAGTGTGGTGGACGATGGCCTCTACACTTGCGTTGGTGATATCAGATTGGCGCTCGGCCGAGGCTTGGCTGCGTTTTTCGCCGTCTCCGAACGTGACCCATTGGTCAGATCGCTACGAGAAGAAGACGCATCCGCAGACCTCCTGCGGCTCATTACTGTTCACAGCACCCAGCTTGTCGAGCGAGCCGCAGATCACCTCTCTGCCACATTTCAGCGATGCTGGGTGCAAGCCCCGAAACGCCAAGCCGATATCCTGAGCACGTCCATCGTTCAGATGGCCTTGGCGTATGTCTCACGGCCCCCGACTGACGCAGCCCAGACCGCCACCGATATCGCAGACCTACTCGCTCCGTACATCGAGGGGTTCCAAGATTTTCAAGCCAATCCAGAGTTGAGCAAGACGACTCGATTCGGTCGACCGTAG
- a CDS encoding CdaR family transcriptional regulator, whose protein sequence is METLVDEMEDRKAELTENISSFISASIHEMNGNADATGLLHTSVKANINAAIDFLADRTEHDNLRAPHAALCHARVLAHTHVPLTALARAYHLGQSRFLEHVLFSLSRATHTLAANQLAHLVSRSAVFIDRVCQDACSEYEAEKSKIREENSSVNTELERAMSTSCTDSLGAYKIDSYYNLTGNHIAIEFWTNDREPFPRKSWHQLVDTVGVRLGTIGRPQVNSKGDARSLVWFPIIHAGRICLESVTDVLQKYGRIRAAIGTVQSGENGFRKTARQAERAARVVSDGKVDISPVVTFEEVAAITLLLEDPEILRDLAEDSLGGLLLDSARNRRLRETLRVYLANNCSVTATAHDMTIHRNTVKYRIRQAAKECGCKLDDAGILMNLRIALDAAWWTPSTVLKLPIPLGSADARLTV, encoded by the coding sequence ATGGAAACACTTGTGGACGAGATGGAGGACAGAAAGGCAGAGTTGACGGAGAATATCTCTTCATTCATAAGTGCATCAATCCATGAAATGAACGGCAATGCAGACGCAACCGGACTTCTACACACCAGCGTGAAAGCCAACATCAATGCGGCTATCGACTTCCTGGCCGACAGGACTGAGCACGACAACTTGCGAGCTCCGCATGCCGCCCTGTGCCATGCTCGCGTTCTCGCACACACGCATGTCCCGCTGACGGCGCTCGCGCGCGCTTATCACCTGGGCCAATCGAGATTTCTTGAGCATGTCCTGTTCTCGCTCTCGCGTGCTACGCACACGTTGGCCGCGAATCAACTTGCGCATCTGGTCAGCAGGTCTGCCGTCTTCATAGACCGCGTGTGTCAGGACGCATGTTCAGAATACGAAGCGGAGAAATCGAAGATACGTGAAGAAAATAGTTCTGTAAACACGGAACTCGAACGCGCAATGTCGACATCATGCACAGATTCTTTGGGCGCATACAAAATCGATTCATATTACAATCTCACAGGAAACCATATTGCCATTGAGTTTTGGACGAATGACCGGGAACCATTCCCGAGAAAGTCCTGGCACCAGCTCGTAGATACCGTTGGCGTCAGACTCGGTACGATCGGTCGACCGCAAGTCAACAGTAAAGGCGATGCCCGATCCCTGGTTTGGTTTCCGATAATTCACGCCGGAAGGATTTGCCTTGAAAGCGTTACAGACGTTCTTCAGAAGTACGGCCGAATTCGAGCAGCAATTGGAACCGTGCAGAGTGGTGAAAATGGTTTTCGGAAGACAGCCAGGCAGGCAGAGCGCGCGGCCCGCGTAGTTTCGGACGGCAAGGTCGACATCAGTCCGGTGGTAACTTTCGAGGAAGTTGCAGCCATCACTCTTCTGCTCGAAGATCCGGAAATCCTAAGGGATCTAGCGGAAGACTCACTCGGAGGCTTGCTTCTGGACAGTGCGCGGAACCGCAGGCTCCGCGAGACCTTACGAGTCTACCTAGCAAACAACTGTAGCGTTACCGCGACCGCTCACGATATGACGATCCATCGAAACACGGTCAAATACCGCATCCGACAAGCAGCGAAAGAGTGCGGTTGCAAGCTGGACGATGCCGGCATCCTCATGAACCTCAGGATTGCGCTGGATGCCGCGTGGTGGACACCCAGCACAGTACTCAAGTTACCCATACCGCTCGGCTCAGCAGACGCACGGTTGACGGTTTGA